A window of Streptomyces armeniacus contains these coding sequences:
- a CDS encoding PP2C family protein-serine/threonine phosphatase translates to MYGIRGETGKESAVEDERHELVSQVLPWVLIIAVATVELIRDHTDVRMIGVGSLATPAPALAAIGGRPRTVLMVSVAAVAVTAYVAIDRHLTAVGAVLLVSATSVYASVVRRRGAARLSQVQRVAETAQLALLRRMPRRVGELRLAARYVAAETEARIGGDLYEAVVRPRDTRLIIGDVRGKGLPAIRTSAAVLGAFREAAQYEPTLSRIATRCSEAVARLDEGAGEESDGQRETGGREAYGEGEADPEGAEHFVTAVVVEIEGPVLRMVNLGHPPPLLLTADGTRFVQVPEPVPPLGLAHQHFDDFPVRVQAWQPGDRLLLYTDGIEEARDADGRFFPLVRRVDALRDEPTPALPDALLGAVSEHAGGRLRDDAAIVVVEWSPDGVHEP, encoded by the coding sequence ATGTATGGCATACGCGGCGAAACGGGCAAGGAGTCCGCGGTCGAGGACGAGCGCCACGAGCTCGTCTCGCAGGTGCTTCCCTGGGTGCTGATCATCGCCGTCGCGACGGTCGAACTGATCCGCGACCACACCGACGTCAGGATGATCGGGGTCGGCTCGCTCGCCACCCCGGCCCCCGCGCTCGCCGCCATCGGCGGGCGCCCGCGCACGGTGCTGATGGTGTCGGTGGCGGCGGTCGCGGTCACGGCGTACGTGGCCATCGACCGGCATCTGACCGCGGTGGGCGCCGTCTTGCTGGTGAGCGCCACGAGCGTCTACGCGAGCGTCGTGCGCCGGCGCGGCGCGGCCCGGCTCAGCCAGGTGCAGCGCGTCGCCGAGACGGCCCAGCTGGCCCTGCTGCGTCGCATGCCGCGCCGGGTGGGCGAACTGCGGCTGGCGGCGCGGTACGTCGCGGCCGAGACGGAGGCGCGGATCGGCGGCGACCTGTACGAGGCGGTCGTACGGCCCCGTGACACGCGTCTGATCATCGGCGACGTGCGCGGCAAGGGGCTGCCCGCGATCCGTACGTCCGCCGCGGTGCTCGGCGCCTTCCGGGAGGCCGCGCAGTACGAGCCCACCCTGTCCCGGATCGCGACGCGCTGCTCGGAGGCCGTGGCCCGACTGGACGAGGGGGCCGGGGAGGAGTCCGACGGGCAGCGGGAGACCGGCGGGCGGGAGGCGTACGGCGAGGGGGAGGCGGATCCGGAGGGCGCGGAGCACTTCGTGACCGCCGTCGTCGTGGAGATCGAAGGGCCGGTGCTCCGCATGGTCAACCTCGGCCATCCGCCGCCGCTCCTGCTGACCGCGGACGGTACCCGCTTCGTGCAGGTGCCGGAACCGGTCCCGCCGCTGGGGCTGGCGCACCAGCACTTCGACGACTTTCCCGTCCGTGTGCAAGCCTGGCAGCCGGGGGACCGGCTGCTCCTCTACACGGACGGCATCGAGGAGGCGCGGGACGCCGACGGGCGGTTCTTCCCGCTCGTACGGCGTGTGGACGCGCTGCGCGACGAGCCCACTCCGGCTCTGCCGGACGCGCTGCTCGGGGCGGTGAGCGAGCACGCGGGGGGACGGCTGCGGGACGACGCGGCGATCGTCGTGGTCGAGTGGAGTCCGGACGGGGTTCACGAGCCGTAG
- a CDS encoding cation:proton antiporter has product MGGAFVAAAVLARLGSRIGLPTIPLFILAGMLLGPHTPGYVLVDDPHQLEMLSALGLVLLLFYLGLEFHVEDLKTGGRKMALAGGAYLALNVTAGFGFGLALGWGLSEALVLAGVLGISSSAIVTKVLVDLGRIGNPESRPILGIIVVEDIFLALYLAALQPVISGADSMASAAGQAAKAFGFLLVLAVAARWGTRLIGRLIATKDDELLVISFLGAVVLVAGIAEEFGVADAIGAFMVGLMLGNTTSGGRIRELVHPLRDAFGAIFFFAFGLSIDPGDLPLVVWPVLIAAAVTIAMNVLAALFAARIYGFGRGPAANVATTLLARGEFALILATMSANAGLDRRLGPFIAGYVLVLAVLAPLAAGRSHWLARVLPDVGRRRKAVAAAG; this is encoded by the coding sequence ATGGGCGGCGCCTTCGTCGCCGCCGCCGTCCTCGCCCGCCTCGGCAGCCGCATAGGGCTGCCGACGATCCCCCTGTTCATCCTCGCCGGCATGCTGCTCGGCCCGCACACCCCCGGCTACGTCCTGGTCGACGACCCGCACCAGCTCGAGATGCTCTCCGCGCTGGGCCTGGTGCTGCTGCTCTTCTACCTCGGCCTCGAATTCCACGTGGAGGACCTCAAGACCGGCGGGCGGAAGATGGCGCTCGCCGGCGGCGCGTACCTCGCGCTCAACGTGACCGCCGGATTCGGCTTCGGGCTCGCGCTCGGCTGGGGCCTGTCCGAGGCGCTCGTCCTCGCGGGCGTCCTGGGCATCTCGTCCTCGGCGATCGTCACCAAGGTGCTCGTCGACCTCGGCCGCATCGGCAACCCGGAGTCACGGCCGATCCTCGGCATCATCGTCGTCGAGGACATCTTCCTGGCGCTGTACCTCGCCGCGCTGCAGCCCGTCATCTCCGGCGCCGACAGCATGGCCTCGGCCGCCGGGCAGGCAGCGAAGGCGTTCGGCTTCCTGCTGGTGCTGGCCGTCGCGGCACGCTGGGGCACCCGGCTCATCGGGCGGCTGATCGCGACGAAGGACGACGAACTGCTGGTGATCTCGTTCCTCGGAGCCGTCGTACTGGTCGCGGGGATCGCGGAGGAGTTCGGGGTCGCGGACGCCATCGGGGCGTTCATGGTGGGCCTGATGCTCGGCAACACGACCTCGGGCGGTCGCATCAGGGAGCTGGTGCACCCGTTGCGGGACGCGTTCGGGGCGATCTTCTTCTTCGCGTTCGGGCTGTCCATCGACCCCGGCGACCTGCCGCTGGTGGTGTGGCCGGTGCTGATCGCCGCAGCGGTCACGATCGCCATGAACGTGCTCGCCGCGCTGTTCGCCGCCCGCATCTACGGCTTCGGGCGCGGACCGGCCGCGAACGTGGCGACGACGCTGCTGGCACGCGGCGAGTTCGCGCTCATCCTCGCCACCATGTCGGCCAACGCGGGTCTGGACCGCCGCCTCGGCCCGTTCATCGCGGGCTACGTGCTGGTCCTCGCCGTCCTCGCACCGCTGGCGGCGGGCCGTTCGCACTGGCTGGCGCGGGTCCTGCCGGATGTGGGGCGGCGTCGGAAGGCGGTCGCGGCGGCGGGGTGA
- a CDS encoding S41 family peptidase — MLFRRPAVVAGGVLLALSGGALLPAAMAAGSGELPAERPESRTPPGAKVDADADADSRPEPGPEPEGVWRTDGYGSLLAIKDGVLRKYQTTSVSCLKGETAKRSGQDAGSTTYTAPDGRGMTVRARTATSHRARLHVDGSPGHQNMQRVRALPADCTREAPADPVATFDVFWQTFQENYPFFAAKGVDWQAARDRYRPAVDAGTTDDELFAVFRKMLEPLNDAHVSLTDGADRFFGETRPGTTMPSEALDTKVKKYVKERDLDGAELEEHANGRISYADLPGGQGYLRVSGFIGYSDGEHPDGRYAAEQAALDKALDDILTADRTARLRGLIVDLRVNGGGADALGLRLASRLTDRTHFAYGKRARNHPEDPERFTPEQPQYVKPARGVPRYAGPVAVLTGGSTVSAGESFTQALLDRPGRTVRIGEPTQGVFSDVLDRALPNGWEVGLPNEEFRTRDGRTFDGPGIPPDLAEPVFTEEEFEQRRDSAFDRAVSTLPGGS; from the coding sequence ATGTTGTTCAGGAGGCCTGCCGTCGTCGCGGGTGGTGTGCTGCTGGCCCTCTCGGGCGGCGCTCTGCTCCCCGCCGCGATGGCCGCCGGCTCCGGCGAACTCCCGGCGGAGCGCCCGGAGTCGCGCACACCGCCGGGCGCGAAGGTGGACGCAGACGCGGACGCGGACTCGCGCCCGGAACCGGGCCCGGAACCGGAGGGCGTCTGGCGTACGGACGGCTACGGCTCGCTCCTGGCCATCAAGGACGGCGTGCTCCGCAAGTACCAGACCACGTCGGTCAGTTGCCTCAAAGGGGAGACGGCGAAGCGATCGGGCCAGGACGCCGGCTCGACCACGTACACCGCACCCGACGGCCGCGGCATGACCGTACGCGCGCGTACGGCCACCTCCCACCGTGCCCGGCTGCACGTCGACGGTTCGCCCGGCCACCAGAACATGCAGCGCGTACGGGCTCTGCCCGCCGACTGCACACGTGAGGCGCCCGCCGACCCGGTGGCGACGTTCGACGTGTTCTGGCAGACGTTCCAGGAGAACTACCCTTTCTTCGCGGCCAAGGGCGTCGACTGGCAGGCGGCACGCGACCGTTACCGCCCGGCCGTCGACGCGGGCACCACCGACGACGAACTCTTCGCCGTCTTCCGCAAGATGCTGGAGCCGCTGAACGACGCGCATGTCAGCCTCACCGACGGCGCCGACCGCTTCTTCGGCGAGACCCGCCCCGGCACGACGATGCCGTCCGAGGCGCTGGACACGAAGGTGAAGAAGTACGTGAAGGAACGGGACCTGGACGGCGCGGAGTTGGAGGAGCACGCCAACGGCCGGATCAGCTACGCCGACCTGCCCGGCGGCCAGGGCTATCTGCGGGTCTCGGGCTTCATCGGCTACTCCGACGGCGAGCACCCCGACGGCCGCTACGCCGCCGAACAGGCCGCTCTCGACAAGGCCCTCGACGACATCCTCACCGCCGACCGCACCGCACGCCTGCGCGGCCTGATCGTCGACCTCCGCGTGAACGGCGGCGGCGCCGACGCCCTCGGCCTCCGGCTCGCGTCGCGGCTCACCGACCGTACGCATTTCGCGTACGGCAAGCGCGCCCGCAACCACCCGGAGGACCCGGAGCGCTTCACGCCGGAGCAGCCGCAGTACGTCAAGCCGGCGCGGGGCGTGCCGCGTTACGCGGGGCCGGTCGCGGTGCTGACGGGCGGTTCGACGGTCAGCGCGGGCGAGTCCTTCACGCAGGCACTGCTGGACCGGCCGGGGCGTACGGTCCGGATCGGCGAGCCGACGCAGGGCGTCTTCTCGGACGTACTGGACCGGGCGCTGCCCAACGGCTGGGAGGTCGGCCTGCCGAACGAGGAGTTCCGCACCCGCGACGGCCGTACGTTCGACGGGCCCGGGATTCCGCCCGACCTGGCGGAACCGGTGTTCACGGAGGAGGAGTTCGAGCAGCGCCGCGACTCCGCGTTCGACCGCGCGGTCAGCACGCTGCCGGGCGGCTCCTGA
- a CDS encoding ArsR/SmtB family transcription factor, with protein MSDEQQPEQPEQRETPYDGAPNRTEAPGAGGEASVVLDAKGLRALAHPVRVQLVGLLRKYGPSTATRLAERLGVNSGTASYHLRQLDAAGFVEEDTERGNARERWWRSVHQLTRLDSVDLIEQEPEATLAYLSSVAATDTLRAQRALNELQTMPRPWRESFDMSSWPLLLTADEAAALQRELHAVADRYRRDPSPGPENGTAEADPAGAERVTLVLQILPELDVERDR; from the coding sequence ATGAGCGACGAGCAGCAGCCTGAGCAGCCTGAGCAGCGTGAGACGCCGTACGACGGCGCACCGAACCGTACGGAAGCCCCCGGCGCCGGCGGCGAAGCCTCCGTCGTACTGGACGCCAAAGGGCTGCGCGCGCTGGCCCACCCCGTGCGCGTGCAGCTCGTCGGGCTGCTGCGGAAGTACGGGCCGTCCACCGCCACCCGGCTCGCCGAACGGCTCGGCGTCAACTCCGGGACGGCCAGCTACCACCTGCGCCAGCTCGATGCCGCGGGCTTCGTCGAGGAGGACACCGAGCGCGGGAACGCGCGGGAGCGCTGGTGGCGTTCGGTGCACCAGTTGACCCGCCTCGACAGCGTCGACCTGATCGAGCAGGAGCCGGAAGCCACGCTCGCGTACCTGTCGTCCGTCGCGGCCACCGACACCCTGCGCGCCCAGCGGGCGCTGAACGAGCTCCAGACGATGCCCCGTCCCTGGCGCGAGAGCTTCGACATGAGCAGCTGGCCGCTGCTGCTGACCGCCGACGAGGCCGCGGCCCTGCAGCGCGAGCTGCACGCGGTCGCCGACCGCTACCGGCGCGACCCCAGCCCCGGCCCGGAGAACGGCACCGCCGAGGCGGACCCGGCGGGCGCCGAACGGGTCACGCTTGTCTTGCAGATCCTGCCCGAGCTGGACGTGGAACGGGACCGGTGA
- a CDS encoding (Fe-S)-binding protein has product MQLAAIVVSLVLAVVGTALFARAIAQIYRAVKLGQPVPAGTRTDEPAQRTLTLVREFLGHTRMNRWGIVGFAHWFVAVGFLTLVLTLVNAFGQLFQADWVLPVLGSFTPYEMFIEFIGVMTAVGILTLIVIRQLSNPARAGRKSRFTGSKTGQAYFVEAVILIIGVCIITLRGLEGALHHVTEYEAAYFLSYPLVALFDGMSVSALQNTVYLVALIKISTSFIWMIVVGLNTNMGVAWHRFLAFPNIWFKREARGGTALGELQPMTSGGKAIDFETVFDEEGGEETQFGVSQVEHFSWKGLLDFSTCTECGRCQSQCPAWNTGKPLSPKLLIMSLRDHAHAKAPYLLAGGGKDAEGREKATEEQLKDVPASALAEAERPLVGAYDAGPGDLGGVIDPDVLWSCTTCGACVEQCPVDIEHVDHIVDMRRYQVMIESAFPSEAGTMLKNLEKKGNPWGLAKKQRLEWTKELEKETGIEIPVVGKTVEDLTEVEYLYWVGCAGALEDRAKKTTKAFAELLHIAGVSFAIMGGDEKCTGDSARRLGNEFLFQQLGEENVATLNAAFGEASDSGSAAGADEGVTVPAAKKKIVATCPHCFNTIANEYPQLGGHFEVVHHTQLLQRLIDEGKLVPVTPVEGLITYHDPCYLGRHNKVYTPPREIIGRVPGLRNEEMHRHKERGFCCGAGGARMWMEERIGKRINNERVDEALSLNPDIVSTACPFCLVMLTDSVNGKKNAEQAKESLQVVDVAQLLLDSVRTPDGPAEEDAEADGADASGGSGASDVPESEPAEPAQPGK; this is encoded by the coding sequence ATGCAACTCGCCGCGATCGTCGTTTCGCTGGTGCTTGCCGTGGTCGGCACCGCGCTGTTCGCGCGTGCCATCGCCCAGATCTACCGCGCCGTGAAACTGGGCCAGCCCGTCCCCGCGGGCACACGTACGGACGAACCGGCGCAGCGCACTCTCACCCTGGTCCGCGAGTTCCTCGGCCATACGCGGATGAACCGCTGGGGCATCGTCGGCTTCGCGCACTGGTTCGTCGCCGTCGGCTTCCTGACGCTGGTGCTGACACTCGTCAACGCGTTCGGGCAGCTGTTCCAGGCGGACTGGGTGCTGCCGGTGCTCGGCTCGTTCACGCCGTACGAGATGTTCATCGAGTTCATCGGCGTGATGACGGCCGTGGGCATCCTGACGCTCATCGTGATCCGGCAGCTGAGCAACCCCGCGCGGGCCGGCCGCAAGTCCCGTTTCACCGGCTCCAAGACGGGCCAGGCGTACTTCGTCGAGGCCGTCATCCTGATCATCGGCGTCTGCATCATCACGCTGCGCGGCCTGGAGGGCGCGCTGCACCACGTGACGGAGTACGAGGCGGCGTACTTCCTCTCGTACCCGCTCGTCGCGCTCTTCGACGGGATGAGCGTGAGCGCGCTGCAGAACACGGTCTACCTGGTCGCACTGATCAAGATCAGCACGTCCTTCATCTGGATGATCGTCGTCGGCCTCAACACCAACATGGGCGTGGCCTGGCACCGCTTCCTCGCGTTCCCGAACATCTGGTTCAAGCGGGAGGCCAGGGGCGGTACGGCGCTGGGCGAGCTCCAGCCGATGACCTCGGGCGGCAAAGCCATCGACTTCGAGACGGTCTTCGACGAAGAGGGCGGCGAGGAGACGCAGTTCGGCGTCTCGCAGGTCGAACACTTCTCGTGGAAGGGCCTGCTCGACTTCTCCACCTGTACGGAGTGCGGCCGCTGCCAGTCGCAGTGCCCGGCCTGGAACACGGGCAAGCCGCTCTCGCCCAAGCTCCTGATCATGTCGCTGCGCGACCACGCGCACGCCAAGGCCCCGTACCTGCTCGCCGGCGGCGGCAAGGACGCGGAGGGCCGGGAGAAGGCGACCGAGGAACAGCTGAAGGACGTGCCCGCGAGCGCGCTCGCGGAGGCCGAACGGCCGCTGGTCGGCGCGTACGACGCAGGGCCCGGCGACCTCGGCGGCGTCATCGACCCGGACGTGCTGTGGTCCTGCACCACCTGCGGCGCCTGCGTCGAGCAGTGCCCGGTGGACATCGAGCACGTCGACCACATCGTCGACATGCGCCGCTACCAGGTGATGATCGAGAGCGCCTTCCCGAGCGAGGCCGGGACGATGCTCAAGAACCTGGAGAAGAAGGGCAACCCCTGGGGCCTGGCCAAGAAGCAGCGGCTGGAGTGGACGAAGGAGCTGGAGAAGGAGACCGGCATCGAGATCCCGGTCGTCGGCAAGACCGTGGAGGACCTGACCGAGGTCGAGTACCTGTACTGGGTCGGCTGCGCGGGCGCGCTCGAGGACCGGGCGAAGAAGACCACCAAGGCGTTCGCGGAGCTGCTGCACATCGCGGGCGTCTCGTTCGCGATCATGGGCGGCGACGAGAAGTGCACGGGCGACTCGGCGCGGCGGCTCGGCAACGAGTTCCTGTTCCAGCAGCTCGGCGAGGAGAACGTGGCGACGCTGAACGCGGCGTTCGGCGAAGCGTCTGACAGCGGCTCCGCCGCGGGCGCGGACGAGGGCGTCACCGTGCCCGCCGCGAAGAAGAAGATCGTCGCGACCTGCCCGCACTGCTTCAACACGATCGCCAACGAGTACCCGCAGCTCGGCGGCCACTTCGAGGTCGTACACCACACGCAGCTGCTCCAGCGCCTCATCGACGAGGGCAAGCTGGTGCCGGTCACGCCGGTCGAGGGCCTGATCACGTACCACGACCCGTGCTACCTGGGCCGGCACAACAAGGTCTACACGCCGCCGCGCGAGATCATCGGCCGCGTGCCGGGCCTCCGCAACGAGGAGATGCACCGGCACAAGGAGCGCGGCTTCTGCTGCGGCGCCGGCGGCGCGCGGATGTGGATGGAGGAGCGGATCGGCAAGCGCATCAACAACGAGCGCGTGGACGAGGCGCTGTCCCTCAACCCGGACATCGTGTCCACGGCGTGCCCGTTCTGCCTCGTGATGCTGACCGACTCCGTCAACGGCAAGAAGAACGCCGAGCAGGCCAAGGAGAGCCTCCAGGTCGTGGACGTGGCCCAGCTGCTGCTGGACTCCGTACGCACGCCTGACGGGCCGGCGGAGGAGGACGCCGAGGCGGACGGGGCGGACGCGTCGGGCGGCTCGGGCGCGTCGGACGTACCGGAGTCCGAGCCCGCCGAGCCCGCGCAGCCCGGGAAGTAG
- a CDS encoding Yip1 family protein — MAGFRIGRGRDSRNAQQQRQHPPQGAPPQGPPPGGAGGPRPGPGQYGQGAPRPPYGPGPGQGAPGGAGGPGPGAPYGQQWPPAGGGGRQGEPEYFGDPYGPTQGAGHDPYANNPGHTQSFSVHDPYAQGDGYPDDGYSDGSMYTAGQAPPAGPRLHWKDLLRGIVLRPNATFWQMRDYPVWGPALIVTFLYGLLAVFGLDETRDDVLNATLTSALQYVIGTGVAMVIMGLMLGAVTHTLARQFGGNGTWAPTIGLSMLIMSVSDAPRLLVAMFFGGTASLVQVLGWGTWLAAGALFTSMVSRSHDLPWPKALGASAIQLIMLLALVKLGTL; from the coding sequence GTGGCTGGATTCAGGATCGGACGCGGCCGGGACTCCCGGAACGCGCAGCAGCAGCGGCAGCATCCCCCGCAGGGCGCCCCTCCGCAGGGCCCGCCCCCGGGCGGCGCGGGCGGCCCGCGCCCCGGGCCGGGTCAGTACGGGCAGGGGGCACCCCGGCCGCCGTACGGCCCCGGACCGGGGCAGGGCGCGCCAGGCGGAGCCGGCGGACCGGGGCCGGGGGCGCCGTACGGGCAGCAGTGGCCGCCGGCGGGCGGCGGTGGCAGGCAAGGCGAGCCCGAGTACTTCGGTGATCCGTACGGCCCCACGCAGGGCGCCGGCCACGACCCGTACGCCAACAACCCGGGTCACACACAGTCGTTCAGCGTCCACGACCCGTACGCCCAGGGCGACGGCTACCCGGACGACGGCTACTCCGACGGCAGCATGTACACCGCCGGCCAGGCACCGCCCGCCGGGCCGCGGCTGCACTGGAAGGACCTGCTGCGGGGCATCGTCCTGCGGCCCAACGCCACGTTCTGGCAGATGCGCGACTACCCCGTGTGGGGGCCTGCGCTCATCGTCACGTTCCTCTACGGCCTCCTCGCCGTCTTCGGCCTGGACGAGACCCGCGACGACGTCCTCAACGCCACGCTGACCAGCGCGCTCCAGTACGTGATCGGCACCGGCGTCGCGATGGTGATCATGGGCCTGATGCTGGGCGCGGTCACGCACACGCTGGCGCGGCAGTTCGGCGGCAACGGGACCTGGGCGCCGACGATCGGCCTCTCGATGCTGATCATGTCGGTCAGCGACGCCCCGCGCCTCCTCGTCGCGATGTTCTTCGGCGGCACGGCGTCGCTGGTACAGGTGCTCGGCTGGGGGACCTGGCTGGCGGCGGGCGCGCTGTTCACCTCGATGGTCAGCCGCTCGCACGACCTGCCGTGGCCGAAGGCGCTGGGGGCGTCGGCGATCCAGCTGATCATGCTCCTCGCCCTGGTAAAGCTCGGCACGCTGTAA
- a CDS encoding MFS transporter — translation MSAVRRLRPLTALLAAMAVALTGTRISAIALPWFVLVSTGSPTRTGLVAFAEMAPYVLVKAFSGPLVDRVGPRRVSWTTDTVSACAAAAVPLLHTAGLLSFGPLLGLVAVIGAARGPGDLAKEVVIPEAAEHAHVRLERATGLSGVTERLASTAGPAAGGSLVALAGPVAGVAVSAVCFGLGSVIIALLQPRGMGGRTPDGPVSRTPDGSGAEREVRAEAEAEPDGPEDEANGRTASAPGYWRRFGEGFAFLRREPLLLTIIVMVGITNLLDAAFMAVLLPVWAKESGNGPGAIGLTGSVMGVTAVVGSLIAAAVAHRMRRRVVFFAGFLLAGAPRFLILAADAPLWAVLAVFAVSGFGSGFLNPILGAISFERVPRPLLGRVHALGDSLAWSGIPLGGLLAGAAVASFGLVPVLVAGGAAYFLTTNLTGLRPEWREMDRLRGKGSRPPADSVPEPEPEPEPEPEPEPEPEPEPERIRRAAAGSE, via the coding sequence ATGTCCGCCGTACGGCGGCTGCGTCCGCTGACGGCCCTGCTCGCCGCGATGGCGGTGGCCCTGACCGGCACGCGGATCTCGGCGATCGCGCTGCCGTGGTTCGTGCTGGTCAGCACCGGCAGCCCCACCCGCACCGGGCTCGTCGCCTTCGCCGAGATGGCCCCGTACGTGCTGGTCAAGGCGTTCAGCGGGCCGCTGGTCGACCGGGTGGGGCCGCGCCGCGTCTCGTGGACGACGGACACGGTCAGCGCCTGCGCCGCCGCCGCGGTGCCGCTGCTGCACACCGCCGGGCTGCTCTCGTTCGGACCGCTGCTCGGCCTCGTGGCCGTGATCGGCGCGGCACGCGGGCCGGGCGATCTGGCCAAGGAGGTCGTGATCCCCGAGGCGGCCGAACACGCCCACGTACGGCTGGAACGCGCCACCGGCCTGTCCGGCGTCACCGAACGGCTCGCCTCCACCGCCGGCCCCGCGGCGGGCGGTTCGCTGGTGGCCCTGGCCGGGCCGGTCGCGGGCGTGGCGGTCAGCGCGGTGTGCTTCGGGCTCGGGTCGGTGATCATCGCGCTGCTGCAACCGCGCGGGATGGGCGGCCGTACGCCGGACGGCCCCGTCTCCCGTACGCCCGACGGTTCCGGTGCGGAACGCGAAGTCCGCGCCGAAGCGGAGGCCGAACCGGACGGACCGGAAGACGAAGCGAACGGCCGTACCGCGTCCGCGCCCGGCTACTGGCGCCGCTTCGGCGAGGGCTTCGCCTTCCTGCGCCGCGAACCGCTGCTGCTCACGATCATCGTCATGGTCGGGATCACCAATCTGCTGGACGCGGCGTTCATGGCCGTGCTGCTGCCCGTTTGGGCGAAGGAGTCCGGGAACGGTCCCGGTGCCATCGGCCTGACCGGCAGCGTGATGGGCGTGACGGCGGTCGTCGGGAGCCTGATCGCCGCGGCCGTGGCGCACCGGATGCGGCGCCGGGTGGTGTTCTTCGCCGGGTTCCTGCTCGCCGGGGCGCCGCGGTTCCTGATCCTCGCGGCGGACGCGCCGCTGTGGGCGGTGCTCGCGGTGTTCGCCGTCAGCGGCTTCGGCTCCGGATTCCTCAACCCCATCCTCGGTGCCATCTCGTTCGAGCGCGTACCGCGACCGCTGCTGGGCCGCGTACACGCTCTGGGCGACTCGCTGGCCTGGTCCGGCATCCCGCTGGGCGGGCTGCTCGCGGGTGCGGCGGTGGCCTCGTTCGGGCTGGTGCCGGTGCTGGTGGCGGGCGGGGCGGCGTACTTCCTCACCACGAACCTGACCGGACTCCGCCCGGAGTGGCGGGAGATGGACCGGCTCCGCGGCAAGGGCAGCCGGCCTCCCGCGGACTCCGTACCGGAGCCGGAACCGGAACCCGAGCCGGAACCCGAGCCGGAACCGGAGCCGGAACCGGAGCCGGAACGAATACGGAGAGCTGCGGCCGGCTCCGAGTGA